One Huiozyma naganishii CBS 8797 chromosome 5, complete genome DNA segment encodes these proteins:
- the SPG4 gene encoding Spg4p (similar to Saccharomyces cerevisiae SPG4 (YMR107W); ancestral locus Anc_2.443) yields MSSIWDAFQVYNRNKHDKRPEMRGMNHVNTGVTQVLYAKEHRPPPLKQTITAPEGATTTTTTDGHQPPPLDDKTREAISKMTRGEFERLRADLRRGEPDNRVNF; encoded by the coding sequence ATGTCAAGTATCTGGGACGCCTTCCAAGTTTACAACCGCAACAAGCACGACAAGAGACCCGAGATGCGTGGGATGAACCACGTCAACACGGGTGTCACACAGGTGCTGTACGCCAAGGAACACCGCCCACCGCCCCTCAAGCAGACGATAACCGCACCTGAAGGTGccactaccactaccactaccGATGGCCAccaaccaccaccactcGACGACAAGACGCGCGAGGCGATTTCGAAAATGACGCGCGGAGAATTCGAGCGGCTCCGGGCGGACCTAAGGCGGGGCGAGCCGGACAATCGGGTAAACTTCTGA
- the YKU80 gene encoding ATP-dependent DNA helicase YKU80 (similar to Saccharomyces cerevisiae YKU80 (YMR106C); ancestral locus Anc_2.444), which translates to MSECTAFVVVPCGTLVAEPDALAKVIAYLEYTLLAKCKKQRKTDYASCYLASSTVETLLPWVAPVTSKHIAQTVTALNDGGEQSSDGGLEALALALNKIRERFPKTRNRAMLRNIVVFADPDAWGKWGGDYLELWRQIRDDLEQDSVRLVLLDCGEGTFSPPSPPLRRLIHTIYTRLIEDTLGFNPASVKPVRVFSGVLRLGATLDTIVGKQEEDAQSVFEDPLSLAISVEGFPATKTVQGLNRKTMVKTTTEDASFEYVPVKSVIEYTTKEESGRGAVSVSSQNVTKAYRYGADYVVLPDTIVDRSVYRTGGPAAIDIRGFMDVTALPRHYLHSESIFILPDSRTGGVADETTFHVLVDAMLQAGKLAIARYVNRDRGSDVQMCALVALVTSTQHSSGSTLVLTRLPFAEDQRNSLFPPLTPKLPDDADSMETDALMEQFVDSMDTDKIGIATKDEYYYSTANLASGAASTLPLPEGEHYSHMNDQEDPLRVPSVAVHRLQEVTMEWLLQRVIEPQDDGEEFVVPELPPTLADKISSYVSDQGAYDRTAAALVARLGCHKSAQVKGSGQEQRDNTEDNVQEGPPLEELLRRGER; encoded by the coding sequence ATGTCTGAGTGTACTGCGTTTGTAGTGGTACCCTGTGGTACACTTGTTGCTGAGCCTGATGCATTGGCGAAAGTGATTGCCTACTTGGAGTATACTCTGTTGGCGAAGTGcaagaaacagaggaagaCCGATTATGCCAGCTGTTACCTGGCGTCAAGTACCGTGGAGACTTTACTGCCCTGGGTTGCACCCGTAACGTCCAAACATATTGCACAGACCGTGACTGCTCTCAATGATGGAGGGGAGCAGAGCAGTGATGGTGGGTTGGAGGCCCTGGCATTAGCATTGAATAAGATAAGGGAGAGGTTCCCCAAGACAAGAAACCGTGCAATGCTTAGGAACATCGTCGTGTTTGCGGATCCGGACGCCTGGGGGAAGTGGGGGGGTGACTACCTTGAACTGTGGAGGCAGATCAGAGACGATTTGGAACAGGATTCAGTAAGATTAGTGCTCTTAGACTGTGGTGAGGGGACATTCTCCCCCCCCTCACCTCCCCTTCGTCGTTTGATACATACCATCTACACAAGACTCATCGAGGATACACTCGGTTTCAACCCTGCAAGTGTGAAGCCAGTGAGAGTGTTCTCTGGAGTGTTGCGTTTGGGGGCTACATTGGATACCATAGTGGGGAAGCAGGAGGAGGATGCCCAGTCAGTGTTTGAAGACCCGCTCTCTCTAGCGATCAGCGTGGAGGGGTTCCCCGCCACCAAGACTGTCCAGGGGCTCAACAGGAAGACCATGGTcaagacaacaacagagGACGCGTCCTTCGAGTACGTCCCAGTGAAGTCAGTGATAGAGTACACCACGAAGGAGGAAAGTGGCAGAGGTGCCGTCTCAGTGTCCTCACAGAACGTTACAAAGGCATACAGGTACGGTGCAGACTACGTAGTGCTCCCAGATACAATCGTCGACAGGTCAGTGTACCGCACTGGCGGACCTGCAGCGATCGATATCCGTGGGTTTATGGATGTGACCGCCCTGCCGAGACATTACCTCCACTCAGAATCCATCTTTATCCTACCGGACAGTAGGACAGGTGGTGTAGCCGATGAGACTACTTTCCACGTCCTCGTGGACGCAATGTTGCAAGCTGGCAAACTAGCAATCGCAAGGTACGTCAACAGGGACCGTGGCAGCGACGTCCAGATGTGCGCACTCGTGGCACTCGTCACCTCGACACAGCACTCTAGTGGAAGCACCCTCGTCCTCACCAGACTCCCCTTCGCAGAGGACCAACGCAACAGCTTGTTCCCACCGTTGACCCCGAAACTGCCCGACGATGCAGACTCGATGGAAACAGATGCGCTCATGGAACAGTTCGTGGACTCAATGGACACAGATAAGATCGGAATAGCCACCAAGGACGAGTACTACTACAGCACAGCGAACCTCGCCTCCGGTGCTGCCTCAACGCTGCCTCTGCCCGAGGGGGAGCACTACAGCCATATGAATGACCAAGAAGACCCGTTACGTGTACCCAGCGTCGCAGTGCACAGACTCCAAGAGGTCACCATGGAGTGGCTTCTTCAGCGGGTCATTGAACCCCAAGACGACGGCGAAGAGTTCGTCGTACCTGAACTACCTCCAACCCTCGCAGACAAGATATCCTCTTACGTGTCAGACCAGGGTGCATACGACAGAACCGCTGCTGCACTCGTCGCCAGGCTCGGGTGCCACAAGTCCGCACAGGTTAAGGGCAGCGGACAGGAACAACGGGACAACACTGAGGACAACGTACAAGAGGGACCACCGCTTGAGGAACTACTGAGACGCGGTGAGCGGTGA
- the ILV2 gene encoding acetolactate synthase catalytic subunit (similar to Saccharomyces cerevisiae ILV2 (YMR108W); ancestral locus Anc_2.441), translated as MLRSQLVKNKALHRATARGYSQNVWTRFVRSAPATCRYTAVRCASRSSSARPEPSPSFDLDPATSLYKASNESSIKRSKLSDKLRSATELDNSLVGLTGGQIFNEMMSRHNVDTVFGYPGGAILPVYDAIYGSENFKFVLPKHEQGAGHMAEGYARASGKPGVVLVTSGPGATNVVTPMADALADGVPMVVFTGQVPTNAIGTDAFQEADVVGISRSCTKWNVMVKNVAELPKRINEAFEIAMSGRPGPVLVDLPKDVTAAVLREAIPTESTLPSLNGGATTGATVFDEFLAPAINKAADLINLAKKPVLYVGNGILNNEDGPRLLKELSDRAQIPVTTTLQGLGAFDQEDPKSLDMLGMHGCATANLAIQNADLIIAVGARFDDRVTGNITKFAPEAKIAAQENRGGIIHFEVSPKNINKVVEAQVAVEGDATENIATMLPKVFPVKHRAEWFKQIEQWKQKFPYAYMKETPGSKIMPQTVIAKLSKLANASGRDVVVTTGVGQHQMWAAQHWTWKKPRTFVTSGGLGTMGFGLPAAIGAQVAKPDAMVIDIDGDASFNMTLTELSSAVQAGTPVKILLLNNEEQGMVTQWQSLFYENRYSHTHQRNPDFQKLCEAMGVKPLKASRQEELDSALEQFVEAEGPVLLEVIVEKKVPVLPMVPAGKGLDEFINFDPEEEKKQNELRHKRTKGKH; from the coding sequence ATGCTTAGATCACAGTTGGTTAAGAACAAGGCTCTTCACAGGGCCACCGCTAGAGGGTACTCTCAAAATGTATGGACCCGGTTTGTCAGGAGTGCTCCAGCAACGTGTCGTTACACCGCTGTGAGGTGTGCGTCTCGCAGTTCCTCGGCAAGACCAGAACCGTCGCCCAGTTTCGACTTGGATCCAGCTACGTCACTGTACAAAGCATCCAATGAATCATCCATTAAAAGGTCCAAACTGTCAGATAAGTTACGTTCAGCGACTGAACTGGATAACTCGCTGGTGGGGCTCACTGGGGGGCAGATCTTCAACGAGATGATGAGTAGACATAACGTCGATACAGTGTTCGGATACCCTGGTGGTGCTATCCTCCCAGTGTACGACGCAATCTACGGGTCTGAAAACTTCAAGTTCGTACTACCTAAGCATGAACAAGGTGCGGGCCACATGGCTGAGGGATACGCTAGAGCATCAGGGAAACCTGGTGTTGTGTTGGTCACCTCGGGGCCAGGTGCGACAAATGTAGTGACACCAATGGCGGACGCTTTGGCAGATGGGGTGCCCATGGTAGTGTTCACGGGGCAAGTGCCCACAAACGCCATTGGGACAGACGCGTTTCAGGAGGCTGATGTCGTCGGGATCTCGAGATCCTGCACTAAATGGAACGTCATGGTTAAAAACGTCGCCGAGTTGCCCAAACGTATTAACGAGGCCTTCGAAATCGCAATGTCCGGTAGACCTGGACCAGTTCTAGTGGACCTCCCCAAGGATGTCACCGCAGCGGTGCTAAGAGAGGCTATTCCAACGGAAAGTACTCTGCCCTCTTTGAACGGGGGCGCCACCACGGGGGCCACCGTCTTCGACGAGTTCTTAGCCCCAGCGATCAACAAAGCAGCTGACCTCATCAACTTGGCCAAGAAACCAGTATTGTACGTGGGGAACGGTATCCTCAACAACGAGGACGGTCCACGTCTGCTTAAGGAACTCAGCGACAGGGCACAGATCCCAGTGACTACCACGCTCCAGGGGCTCGGTGCGTTCGATCAAGAGGACCCTAAATCGCTAGACATGCTCGGCATGCACGGCTGCGCGACGGCTAACCTCGCCATACAGAACGCAGACCTTATCATTGCCGTGGGGGCACGGTTCGATGACCGTGTCACGGGGAACATCACCAAATTCGCACCAGAAGCCAAAATCGCAGCTCAAGAGAACAGAGGTGGTATTATCCACTTCGAGGTCTCCCCCAAGAACATCAATAAAGTCGTAGAGGCACAAGTCGCCGTCGAAGGGGACGCGACAGAGAACATCGCCACGATGTTACCTAAAGTGTTCCCCGTGAAACACCGCGCAGAATGGTTCAAACAGATCGAACAATGGAAACAGAAGTTCCCATACGCGTACATGAAGGAGACACCAGGATCCAAGATCATGCCGCAGACCGTCATTGCCAAGCTATCAAAACTGGCTAACGCGTCCGGCAGggacgtcgtcgtcaccaCGGGTGTCGGGCAACATCAGATGTGGGCCGCGCAACACTGGACTTGGAAGAAACCAAGAACATTCGTCACATCCGGTGGGCTGGGAACCATGGGGTTTGGTTTACCAGCAGCCATCGGCGCACAGGTCGCCAAACCGGACGCTATGGTCATCGACATAGACGGGGACGCTTCTTTCAACATGACCCTCACGGAACTCAGCTCCGCAGTTCAAGCGGGGACCCCTGTCAAAATACTACTATTGAACAACGAAGAACAAGGTATGGTCACCCAATGGCAGTCTCTCTTCTACGAGAACCGTTACTCCCACACGCACCAGCGCAACCCAGATTTCCAGAAACTGTGCGAGGCCATGGGCGTCAAGCCCCTTAAGGCCTCAAGACAGGAGGAACTGGACTCAGCACTTGAACAGTTCGTCGAAGCGGAGGGACCCGTACTTCTAGAGGTCATTGTAGAGAAGAAGGTCCCCGTCTTGCCCATGGTCCCCGCGGGTAAGGGGCTCGACGAGTTCATAAACTTCGacccagaggaggagaagaaacagaacgAGCTTCGTCACAAGCGCACAAAGGGCAAGCACTGA
- the PGM2 gene encoding phosphoglucomutase PGM2 (similar to Saccharomyces cerevisiae PGM1 (YKL127W) and PGM2 (YMR105C); ancestral locus Anc_2.445): protein MAYQVKNVPTKPYQDQRPGTSGLRKKTAVFTNEPHYTENFIQAVMEAIPEGCKGATLVVGGDGRYYNDVILHKIAAIGAANGVRKLVIGQNGLLSTPAASHIMRTYKEKCTGGIILTASHNPGGPKNDMGIKYNLSNGGPAPEPVTNKIWEVSKQLDHYKIIPDLPELALDTLAENVQYGPLLVDVVDTTRDYVEFLKEIFDFPLIKSFIHKQRSQKHWKLLFDGMNGVTGPYGKAIFVDEFELPAEEVLQNWHPQPDFGGIHPDPNLTYARSLVDRVDRENIEFGAASDGDGDRNMIYGAGPAFVSPGDSVAIIAEYAAEIPYFAKQGIYGLARSFPTASAIDRVAEKHGLKCYEVPTGWKFFCALFDAKKLSICGEESFGTGSNHVREKDGVWAIIAWLNLLAIYNRRHPDRDVSIKIIQEEFWKKYGRVFFTRYDYEHVDSNSAKKVIDNLRSYTEKPGVVGSKFPTDTTLTVTESGDFSYKDLDGSVSEHQGLYVRLSNGARFVVRLSGTGSSGATIRLYLEKYCDDESKYGLTAEEYLKPVMCPVIEFLKLKEFIGTTEPTVRT from the coding sequence ATGGCTTACCAAGTGAAGAATGTACCAACGAAACCGTACCAGGATCAGAGACCGGGGACTTCTGGGTTGCGGAAGAAGACCGCAGTGTTCACAAATGAGCCCCATTACACGGAGAACTTTATTCAGGCGGTGATGGAGGCGATCCCGGAGGGTTGTAAGGGGGCCACGCTCGTTGTAGGTGGTGACGGACGTTACTACAACGACGTAATCCTACACAAGATCGCGGCCATTGGCGCGGCGAACGGTGTCAGGAAACTGGTCATCGGTCAGAACGGTTTGCTCTCGACCCCTGCAGCGTCGCACATCATGAGGACGTACAAGGAAAAGTGCACGGGTGGGATCATACTTACCGCATCGCACAACCCCGGCGGGCCCAAGAACGACATGGGGATCAAGTACAACCTGTCCAACGGTGGACCAGCGCCGGAACCAGTCACGAACAAGATCTGGGAGGTGTCCAAGCAACTCGACCACTACAAAATTATTCCGGACCTCCCGGAACTTGCCCTGGACACACTTGCGGAGAACGTCCAGTACGGACCCCTCCTCGTGGACGTCGTCGACACAACGAGGGACTACGTCGAGTTCCTCAAGGAGATCTTCGACTTCCCTCTCATCAAAAGCTTCATCCACAAGCAACGGTCACAGAAACATTGGAAACTGCTGTTTGATGGCATGAACGGTGTCACTGGTCCCTACGGGAAGGCCATCTTCGTCGACGAGTTCGAACTCCCAGCGGAGGAGGTACTCCAGAACTGGCACCCTCAGCCTGATTTTGGCGGTATCCACCCGGACCCGAACCTGACATACGCCAGGTCACTCGTCGATAGAGTCGACCGCGAGAACATCGAGTTTGGGGCCGCCTctgacggtgacggtgacaGGAACATGATCTACGGTGCCGGTCCAGCGTTCGTCTCCCCGGGGGACTCCGTCGCCATCATTGCCGAATACGCCGCGGAGATCCCATACTTCGCCAAACAGGGCATCTACGGGCTAGCAAGGTCCTTTCCCACCGCGTCCGCAATTGATCGTGTTGCTGAGAAACACGGGCTGAAATGCTATGAGGTCCCCACGGGTTGGAAGTTCTTCTGTGCCTTGTTTGACGCAAAGAAACTGTCCATCTGCGGGGAAGAATCCTTCGGAACGGGCTCCAATCACGTCAGGGAGAAGGACGGTGTCTGGGCGATTATCGCCTGGTTAAACTTGCTGGCCATCTATAACAGACGCCACCCAGACCGCGATGTCTCTATCAAGATCATCCAGGAGGAgttttggaagaaataCGGCCGTGTCTTCTTCACACGGTACGACTACGAGCACGTCGATTCGAACAGCGCAAAGAAGGTCATTGACAATCTGAGATCCTACACGGAGAAACCTGGAGTTGTTGGTTCCAAATTCCCAACAGACACAACGTTGACCGTTACTGAGTCCGGGGATTTCTCGTACAAAGACCTGGACGGCTCTGTGTCGGAACACCAAGGTCTATACGTCAGGTTGTCCAATGGAGCACGGTTTGTAGTCAGACTATCCGGGACTGGATCCTCAGGAGCCACTATCAGACTATACTTGGAGAAGTATTGCGATGACGAGTCGAAATACGGGTTAACCGCTGAGGAGTACTTGAAACCGGTCATGTGCCCTGTCATCGAGTTCTTGAAACTGAAGGAATTCATCGGCACCACGGAACCCACAGTACGTACCTGA